A section of the Phaseolus vulgaris cultivar G19833 chromosome 8, P. vulgaris v2.0, whole genome shotgun sequence genome encodes:
- the LOC137826595 gene encoding uncharacterized protein isoform X1 codes for MKTHSQEILDADSNSKRSCLWGIVPAVSILCVVLIFSSSFFTQRFNEKLLRWRMNTSTLENDTCKNQCRPGGSSALPEGIISNTSDLEMRPLWSISMTKTIEKEQNLSTNLFAMAVGITQKDLVNKMVKKFLASNFVVMLFHYDGIVDEWNEFEWSNHVIHVAVANQSKWWFAKRFLHPDIVAEYGYIFLWDEDLGVEHFHPDKYVSIIKSEGLEISQPALDTEKSEVHHQITSRGRRSNVHRRIYKTGGRGKSCDENSSGPPCTGWVEMMAPVFSRAAWRCVWYMIQNDLIHAWGLDIQLGYCAQGDRTKNVGVVDAEYIIHYGHPTLGGLDLHKVSSGAKDHRVDVRRQSYNELQVFRKRWQKAVEEDKCWVDPFQ; via the exons ATGAAGACACATAGTCAA GAAATTTTGGATGCTGATTCAAATAGTAAAAGATCATGCCTCTGGGGCATCGTTCCGGCGGTTTCTATACTCTgtgttgttttaattttctcGAGTTCATTCTTTACTCAACGCTTCAACGAG AAACTATTGCGATGGAGAATGAACACCAGTACATTGGAAAACGATACTTGCAAG AATCAGTGCAGGCCTGGTGGAAGTAGTGCACTACCTGAAGGCATAATCTCCAATACTTCTGATCTGGAGATGAGGCCTTTGTGGAGTATTTCTATGACTAAGACAATAGAG AAGGAGCAAAACCTGTCAACCAATTTGTTTGCAATGGCAGTTGGGATAACGCAGAAAGACCTTGTGAACAAAATGGTCAAAAAG TTTCTAGCAAGTAATTTTGTCGTGATGCTTTTCCACTATGATGGCATTGTTGACGAATGGAATGAATTTGAATGGAGTAATCATGTCATTCACGTGGCTGTAGCCAATCAAAGTAAATG GTGGTTTGCCAAACGTTTCTTACACCCGGACATAGTTGCAGAATatggttatatttttttatgggaTGAGGATCTTGGAGTTGAACACTTCCACCCTGATAA GTATGTTTCTATTATAAAAAGTGAAGGACTAGAGATATCACAACCAGCACTTGATACTGAAAAATCAGAGGTACATCATCAGATTACCTCACGTGGGAGGAGGTCAAATGTGCACAG GAGGATTTACAAAACTGGTGGTAGAGGCAAAAGTTGTGATGAAAATAGCAGTGGTCCTCCTTGCACAGG GTGGGTTGAAATGATGGCTCCTGTTTTCTCAAGAGCTGCTTGGCGTTGCGTTTGGTATATGATTCAG AACGACTTGATTCATGCATGGGGTCTAGATATACAGCTAGGCTACTGTGCTCAG GGTGATCGAACAAAAAATGTTGGTGTTGTGGATGCTGAATATATAATCCATTACGGTCATCCTACTCTTGGAGGTCTAGATTTGCATAAG GTTTCATCTGGGGCAAAAGATCATAGAGTTGAT GTGAGAAGACAGTCTTACAATGAATTACAAGTCTTCAGAAAACGGTGGCAGAAGGCAGTTGAGGAGGATAAATGTTGGGTCGATCCATTTCAATAA
- the LOC137827007 gene encoding auxin efflux carrier component 5 yields MIGWEDVYKVVVAVVPLYVALVLGYGSVKWWKIFTREQCEAINKLVCYFTLPLFTFEFTAHIDPFKMNFSFIAADTISKFIIMLVLALWAKCTKGSFCWSITSFSLCTLTNALVVGVPMVKPMYGALGEDLVVQSSVVQAIIWLTFLLFVLEFRRTAIEGTTNTFKPKSKAMIVDSNTNNKTGEGGMGKDVEENTVAIDVKEELALEETVSSRIPLCKLMKLVWIKLVMNPNSYGCVIGISWAFISNRWNLEMPSMLEGSIQIMSKAGTGTAMFSMGIFMALQDKLIACGPSLTVFGLVLKFIAGPAAMAIGAIAVGLHGDVLRVAIIQAAVPQSITSFIFAKEYGLHPEVLSTAVIFGMIISLPILVAYYGILELIH; encoded by the exons ATGATAGGGTGGGAAGATGTGTACAAAGTGGTAGTGGCAGTGGTGCCACTGTATGTTGCTCTAGTGTTAGGATATGGTTCAGTGAAGTGGTGGAAGATCTTCACTAGGGAGCAATGTGAGGCAATAAACAAGCTAGTATGTTACTTCACTTTGCCACTCTTTACTTTTGAGTTCACTGCTCACATCGACCCTTTCAAAATGAACTTTTCGTTCATAGCTGCAGACACCATATCAAAGTTCATCATCATGCTGGTGCTTGCCCTTTGGGCCAAGTGCACTAAAGGGAGTTTCTGCTGGTCTATAACCAGCTTCTCTTTGTGCACTCTCACCAACGCTCTTGTTGTTGGGGTTCCAATGGTCAAGCCCATGTATGGAGCCCTTGGCGAGGACCTAGTGGTCCAGTCCTCAGTGGTGCAGGCCATCATATGGCTCActtttcttctctttgtctTGGAGTTTCGTAGAACAGCAATTGAGGGAACCACCAACACCTTTAAACCCAAATCAAAAGCAATGATTGTTGACAGCAATACTAATAATAAGACAGGTGAAGGTGGAATGGGAAAAGATGTGGAGGAAAATACTGTAGCTATTGATGTGAAAGAGGAGTTGGCGTTAGAAGAAACTGTTAGTAGTAGGATTCCCCTTTGCAAGTTGATGAAACTTGTGTGGATCAAACTTGTTATGAACCCAAACTCCTACGGCTGTGTCATTGGCATTTCCTGGGCCTTCATATCCAACAG GTGGAATTTGGAGATGCCAAGTATGTTAGAGGGGTCTATACAGATCATGTCAAAGGCAGGGACGGGAACTGCTATGTTTAGCATGG GTATTTTCATGGCACTTCAGGATAAGTTGATTGCTTGTGGACCAAGTCTGACTGTATTTGGTTTAGTTTTAAAGTTCATTGCGGGCCCTGCAGCCATGGCCATTGGTGCCATCGCTGTAGGATTGCACGGTGACGTCTTGAGAGTTGCCATCATTCAG GCTGCTGTGCCACAATCCATCACATCCTTCATTTTTGCTAAAGAATATGGATTGCATCCAGAGGTTCTCAGCACTGC GGTGATCTTTGGCATGATTATTTCACTTCCCATCTTAGTTGCCTACTATGGAATATTGGAGTTGATACACTAA
- the LOC137826131 gene encoding uncharacterized protein codes for MARGNPASEFNPIQEIQFEQVLGRSSVGYPSPVGGFPMQTPSENAQQTPQQGLPSFRPNHSFEIGESSSSRNVRVVSPIDLNTQQSLQQGISGLHLDSYETGESSSARNVRMRMNIEESLMQSFYPTPPVTANPSPPPPPPPPPASPPPLPPPPPPPQVTANPSPPHFTNSVYDPSFEMRGLPLDPHLRLFFYNNPPPNPTPEQPVCNTNTLYDPSFEERGLYLDPHLRCFALEMAKKNGGNGDKLDLD; via the exons ATGGCAAGAGG GAATCCTGCATCTGAATTCAATCCCATccaagaaattcagtttgaacAAGTTTTGGGTCGTTCTTCAGTTGGATATCCTAGTCCTGTAGGAGGATTCCCTATGCAAACTCCATCTGAAAATGCTCAACAG ACTCCACAGCAAGGATTACCAAGCTTTCGTCCTAATCATTCCTTTGAAATAGGAGAGTCATCATCATCAAGGAATGTTAGGGTTGTGTCCCCCATTGATCTGAACACTCAGCAG TCGCTCCAACAAGGAATATCTGGCCTTCACCTTGATTCGTATGAAACAGGAGAGTCTTCATCAGCCAGGAATGTTAGA ATGAGAATGAACATTGAAGAGTCTCTGATGCAATCATTTTATCCAACCCCTCCAGTCACTGCAAACCCAtccccaccaccaccaccaccaccaccaccagcatcaccaccaccactaccaccaccaccaccaccgccACAAGTCACTGCAAACCCTTCCCCACCACA ctTCACAAACTCAGTTTATGATCCCTCATTTGAAATGCGTGGATTACCTTTGGATCCACATCTGAGATTGTTTTTCTATAACAATCCACCTCCAAATCCTACTCCTGAGCAACCAGTGTG CAACACAAACACTCTTTATGATCCATCCTTCGAGGAGCGTGGATTATACTTGGACCCCCACTTGAGGTGCTTTGCCTTGGAAATGGCAAAAAAGAATGGTG GCAATGGTGATAAGCTGGATCTGGATTGA
- the LOC137826595 gene encoding uncharacterized protein isoform X2, which produces MRPLWSISMTKTIEKEQNLSTNLFAMAVGITQKDLVNKMVKKFLASNFVVMLFHYDGIVDEWNEFEWSNHVIHVAVANQSKWWFAKRFLHPDIVAEYGYIFLWDEDLGVEHFHPDKYVSIIKSEGLEISQPALDTEKSEVHHQITSRGRRSNVHRRIYKTGGRGKSCDENSSGPPCTGWVEMMAPVFSRAAWRCVWYMIQNDLIHAWGLDIQLGYCAQGDRTKNVGVVDAEYIIHYGHPTLGGLDLHKVSSGAKDHRVDVRRQSYNELQVFRKRWQKAVEEDKCWVDPFQ; this is translated from the exons ATGAGGCCTTTGTGGAGTATTTCTATGACTAAGACAATAGAG AAGGAGCAAAACCTGTCAACCAATTTGTTTGCAATGGCAGTTGGGATAACGCAGAAAGACCTTGTGAACAAAATGGTCAAAAAG TTTCTAGCAAGTAATTTTGTCGTGATGCTTTTCCACTATGATGGCATTGTTGACGAATGGAATGAATTTGAATGGAGTAATCATGTCATTCACGTGGCTGTAGCCAATCAAAGTAAATG GTGGTTTGCCAAACGTTTCTTACACCCGGACATAGTTGCAGAATatggttatatttttttatgggaTGAGGATCTTGGAGTTGAACACTTCCACCCTGATAA GTATGTTTCTATTATAAAAAGTGAAGGACTAGAGATATCACAACCAGCACTTGATACTGAAAAATCAGAGGTACATCATCAGATTACCTCACGTGGGAGGAGGTCAAATGTGCACAG GAGGATTTACAAAACTGGTGGTAGAGGCAAAAGTTGTGATGAAAATAGCAGTGGTCCTCCTTGCACAGG GTGGGTTGAAATGATGGCTCCTGTTTTCTCAAGAGCTGCTTGGCGTTGCGTTTGGTATATGATTCAG AACGACTTGATTCATGCATGGGGTCTAGATATACAGCTAGGCTACTGTGCTCAG GGTGATCGAACAAAAAATGTTGGTGTTGTGGATGCTGAATATATAATCCATTACGGTCATCCTACTCTTGGAGGTCTAGATTTGCATAAG GTTTCATCTGGGGCAAAAGATCATAGAGTTGAT GTGAGAAGACAGTCTTACAATGAATTACAAGTCTTCAGAAAACGGTGGCAGAAGGCAGTTGAGGAGGATAAATGTTGGGTCGATCCATTTCAATAA